GTCCCCATGGCGTAATCTCCGGGAAGCCAGTCTGCCCCCTATGCCCTTGCCTTTATCCAACACGGTGACCTCCAAGCCCTGGAGTTGCAACACCACCGCCGCCATTAAACCGCAGAGACCACCACCCACAATAACCACGGATATTTGCTTCATTTCTGTTAAATTTTTGTTAATTTTAATTACCTAATCGTTTCATTGATCGAGCTAGTTAACCCTTTGAAGAGGAGGTAACAACTAGTCAACTATAATGTTAGATGGAAATCAAAATCTTTTCAGAATTTGCGTCGAATTCAATGGTGATTCACCATGAAAGGTCACATCAATGCTCCGGAAAAAGTTTCTCCCCACCGTATCTTGAAACTCTTTAACTTGATGGCCGTGTTTGGTCTGTTGGGGCAAGGTTTTTGGTTGCAAGCCCCTGCCTTGGGCCAAAATGCTCTCACCGTCTGTGGGGCAGAAACCGGCAGGGTCTATTTACGGGATCGTCCTAGCAATGCTAGTCAAAATGCTAACCGCACCCTAGCCAACGGCACCCCTGTGCGAGGATACGAATATCGCAACGGCTTTGTTTTTGTGGAAACCGTCAATGGTTTTTCGGGGTGGGTCACAGAACGCTATCTTTGTGGCAGTTCCCCCGTTGGAAGTTCCCCTTCCTATATCTGTGGTGCCGAAACGGGACGGGTATATTTGCGCGATCGCCCCAGCAATAGCAGCCAAAATGCCAACCGCACCCTGAGCAATGGCACTGCAGTTAGTACCGAGGGTTATAGCAACGGTTTCTTCCTGGTGGAAACCATGGACGGCATGAGAGGCTGGGTGACAGAGCGTTATGTTTGTCCTTGATGGAAAAATGGGAAATGATATTGTAAAGTCTTTTCCTCAATAATCCTAAAACAACACTAAAACTGAAAGAATCAAATTACTTCCAACCAGCCTTGGCCATGAAGGTTAACTTTAACTAGCGGACAGCGCCCGGTTGAGGGTATTTCGCGGGTAGCCAGGGATAGATGTCCGATGAATTAATTGAAAATCTTTAGAGATAAATCTGGAGCACTGTGCCGCAAAGATACTTAGCCAGATGGGCAAGGTGAAAGTCAATGGTGATCATTGGTTAACCTATGGGGCTCAATAAAACTTTCCAAAGGTATTCCCGTCTCGTTAGAATCAGAGGTAATTCCCGAAATAGTCAGTGAATCATAACCATGTCCATAATGTTGCAAGACCCCCAAATCATTCGTTTCTATCAAAAGTTAACTGATGCGATGGTGGATTTATGGAACCGTAGTCGTTCGATGGATGAAATCCGCCTCTATGTGGATGGGTTTATTGCCTGTCTGCGTTTCAGCAACCAAATTGAACCCTACTTGATCCACCGTCTGGAGGAAGAAGTCTTTGCTTTTTTAAGAGACCCTTCCAACTTCAGTTACCCTGCTTTTGAAACTGAGAAAGACTACGACTACTTTTAGCAAAATTCAGTTAATTCGTTGATCAATTAATCACCTAGCTAATCCATAGTTGAAAATAGTTAGAAAAATATACACAGGTGGGGCAAAAAAAATTGATCAATCACCAAAAATGATTCAGCATTAGGGAAGGCAGGCCCCTAGGGATTGTCATTGTTGCTTCTTTGAAGGTTTTTCCATGCTCGAACAGGACGTTGTCATTGTCGGTGGGGGTTTAGCCGGTTGTCGGGCCGCCCTAGAAATTAAGCGTCTGGCCCCTGATACCAAAGTGGCGATCGTGGCCAAAACCCATCCCATCCGTTCCCATTCTGTGGCCGCCCAGGGGGGCATTGCAGCCAGTCTGAAAAACGTTGACGCTGAAGATTCCTGGGAAGCCCATGCCTTTGATACGGTGAAGGGATCGGATTATCTAGCGGATCAGGATGCGGTGGAAATTCTCACCAAAGAAGCCCCGGAAGTAATTATTGAGCTAGAACATTTGGGAGTACTTTTTTCCCGTTTACCAGACGGTAAAATTGCCCAGCGGGCCTTTGGCGGCCACTCCCACAATCGCACTTGCTACGCCGCCGATAAAACAGGCCATGCCATTTTGCACGAACTCGTGAATAACCTGCGCCGCAATAAGGTGGAAATTTACGATGAGTGGTATGTGATGAAACTCATCTACGAAGAAGGTGAGGCAAAGGGCTTGGTGATGTATGAAATTGCCACCGGTCGCATTGAAATTGTCCGAGCTAAGGCGGTGATGGTCGCCACGGGGGGCTACGGCCGGGTTTATAACACTACTTCCAATGACTACGCTTCCACTGGGGACGGTTTGGCCATGGCGGCGATCGCCGGAATTCCCTTGGAAGATATGGAGTTTGTCCAGTTTCATCCCACGGGGCTATATCCGGTGGGGGTGCTAATTTCCGAAGCAGTGCGGGGGGAAGGAGCTTACTTAATTAATAGTGAAGGGCGCAGGTTTATGGAAGACTATGCCCCCAGTCGTATGGAGTTGGCCCCCAGGGACATCACCTCCCGGGCCATTACCCTGGAAATCCGGGCGGGGCGGGGGGTTAACGCCGATGGCAGTGCTGGCGGCCCCTATGTTTACCTAGATTTGCGCCATATGGGTCGGGAAAAAATTATGAGTCGTATTCCCTTCTGTTGGGAAGAAGCTCACCGTTTAGTGGGCATTGATGCAGTGGAACAACCGATGCCAGTGCGGCCCACAGTGCATTACTGCATGGGGGGCATTCCGGTAAATACCGATGGTCGGGTACGAAAAAATGCCAACGAGTTAACAGAAGGATTTTTTGCTGCGGGGGAATGTGCCTGTGTTTCCGTCCATGGGGGCAATCGTTTAGGCAGTAACTCCCTGTTGGAATGTGTGGTTTATGGTCGTCGCACGGGCCGGAGCATTGCCGAATATGTCCAAGGGCGATCGCTCCCGGAAATTGACGAAGCAGTTTATAAAACTGAGGCCCAAACCCGCATTGATCAGCTTCTTAACCAACAGGGTACAGTGCGTATTAACACCCTGCGCCAAGCTTTTCAGGATTGCATGACCAGCCATTGTGGGGTGTTCCGCTCCGAATCCTTTATGGCAGAAGGTTTGGAACAGGTACAAAATCTTAAAGCCCAGTACGGGCAAATCTTTTTGGACGATAAACAACCGCAATGGAATACGGAAGTTATTGAAGCCCTAGAACTGCAAAGCATTATGGCAGTGGGGGAATTGATTTTAACTTCTGCGATCCAACGCCAGGAAAGTCGGGGTTCCCATGCTCGGGAAGATTTTCCCAGTCGGGATGATGAACAATTCTTGCGCCACACCTTAGCCAGTTTTGACGGCGAACAAATAAAAGTGGAATATATGCCGGTGGTCATTAATCGCTTTGAACCGAAGGAGCGTAAATATTAACTTCCCTTAGCTTCAAACAAAAATACAAGGAGATTCTTTCATAGCCTATGCTTTGGCACGTATTTTACGGTCGCGGTAGAATGCTTTTGTCAAATCATGCCCAAGGGCGAAATTTCAGACCCATTTTTGTAATGAGTGATCCTATTAGTTGGACTGCCGAAGCAACGGAGCGTTTAAAGGAAATTCCTTTTTTCGTTCGTCCTGCCGCCCGTAAAAAAATCGAAAATTTTGCCAGGGAAGCAGGAATCACAGAGATAACGGAAACGGTCTACGAGCAAGCTAAACAAAAGTTCAATTAGCTTAGCCCCGTTGGTAAGTTAATCTGAATAGCGTCAGTTTAGGTTTAAACCATGGCAGAAGATACCATTTTCAGTAAAATTATCCGTCGGGAAATTCCAGCGGCGATCGTCTATGAAGATGATCTTTGCCTAGCTTTCAAGGATGTTAATCCCCAAGCGCCAGTCCATGTGCTTTTAATCCCCAAAAAGCCTTTACCCCAATTGTCAGCGGCCACCCCGGAAGACCATGCCCTACTGGGTCATCTTTTGCTCAAAGCCAAGGAAGTAGCGGCGGATCTAGGCATTGGCGATCAATTTCGCTTAGTCATTAATAACGGGGCGGAAGTGGGGCAAACTGTGTTCCATCTCCACCTCCATATCCTTGGCGGTCGCCCTTTTAGCTGGCCTCCGGGTTAAGGGGTTATGATGGGAAAATAAATTCACTTAACAATTCTTAACGAAATGCAGTCCTTTTCGCCCCAGATCACCGCACCCACAGGTAATTATTGGCACTGGCAAGGGCATGAGATCTACTATGTCCGGGCCGGACAACCCCAGCCGGATCGACCTTCTTTACTTTTAGTGCACGGCTTTGGTGCTTCCACTGACCATTGGCGTAAAAACATTGAAGGACTCCAAGACCAGTTTCAGGTGTGGGCGATTGATCTGTTGGGCTTCGGGCGATCGGCTAAACCGGCTCTGGAATATAGCGGCCAACTGTGGGAACAGCAGTTACTGGATTTTATTGACCAGGTGATTGGGGAAAAAACCGTGGTGGCGGGCAATTCCCTAGGGGGTTACGCTTCCCTCTGTGCGGCGGCCAACGGTGGCGACAAAATTGCCGGGGTGGTGTTGCTCAATAGTGCCGGGCCATTTGGTGATCAAATTAGTGAGCGCGGTATTAATTTTGTGCAAAAAGCAATTCAAAGCTTGATGCTCCAGCCCCTACCCAGTTACTTACTGTTTCAATATTTGCGGCGCAAACCCACCATTCGGAAGACCTTACAAAAAGTTTACGTAGATCAAACAGCAGTGACCGATCGCCTGGTGGAAGAAATTTATCGTCCTTCCTGTGATGGGGGGGCGGCCCAGGTGTTTGCCTCGGTGTTTAAATCTCCCCAGGGGGAAATGGTGGATAAACTCCTGGCTAAATTACAAGCGCCCCTGTTGGCTATTTGGGGACAGGGGGATCCTTGGATGCGGGTCAAGGAAAGGAGTGTTAAGTTTCGACAACATTACCCCCAACTAACGGAGCATTTTTTGCCGGCGGGCCACTGTCCCCACGACGAAGATCCGTCCACTGTCAATCAGTTAATGCGGGATTGGTTAGCTACCATTGGTTAGTCCCCTATGGTTTGGGGTTGATCCCCACCGTTTGCCATGACCCCATTGACTTTTCGTAACTTAGGTCAATCTAAAGCCCCATCTATTGCGCGGACTTTGGTAACCATTGGCTTGGGTATTGGATTGGCAATGGGGACGGTGGGGTGTAGCCCTAGTTATTCCCGATCGCCGCTGGTGGAATCTTTACCTCTGACGGCCAAGGTAACCATTGGTTCGGAAACAATTCTGTTGGAAGTCGCCACAACTCCTGCCCAGCAGGCCCAGGGCTTGATGTTTCGCACCGAACTAGCTGGTGATCGGGGGATGTTATTCACTTTTCCAGAACCCAGAATTGCCCGCTTTTGGATGAAAAATACCCTGATTCCCCTGGATATGATCTTTTTGCGGGATGGGCAAATTAAACAAATTATTACGAACGTTCCCCCCTGTAAAGCCGATCCTTGTCCCAACTACGGCCCCCTCAACCAAGAGGTTAACCAGGTGTTGGAGCTGGGGGCAGGACGGGCGCAGCAATTAGGTTTGGAAGTTGACCAAGTGCTGGAATTTTTGCCCCTGTCGGGTAGTTTATAGTTTGAAGATTATTATCGTTAGTGCTTATATCTTTTCAGCCTAATACTCAATTTTTCTAACTCCCATCTAGGTTAATTTCCTTCTGGCGATCGCCTCTAGCACCTGGCAAGCATGGCCTTGGCAGACACCGCAGTCAGCCCCTACTCCCATGGACTCGGACAACTCTTCTAGGGAGGTTATGCCCTGCTGGGCAGCCGCTTCAATTTGCTTATCGCTAATACCCCGGCAAACGCAGATATACATAAGGACTTTTCCGTAAATTTTGAGAGAAGATTTTATAGAAAGCTATTGCAAATTATTTTCATTATGCATCAACAGGGCAGAAAAAACAATTTTTTGGGGCCGGTTTGCCGTAGGTGCAAAGGCTAGACAGAATTACAAGTTACTTTTGCCGGGGTCTACCCCCTATAGCCCTTAAATAATAGACTCTATGCACTATCTTGCTGAATGGTTCTCAATGTCCATCAAAATTTTTCCAGAAGATGACTAACAAAAAAGGGAATGACTTCAAATTGATTTTGATATAGTTCCACCAACGTCACTGGAGCTTCCGGTGGAATCATGCCCGATTGATACTGCAAAACAATTAGCATATTCCAAAAAGCAAAAAACGCTGTGACAAAAGCAGCCCATTTTTGCCAGCGACGACCAGAAATTTTTTGCCAAAAATTAGCTATGCCAAATACAAATAAAAAAGTGCAATTACTAAACATTCTCCCCCCCACACTAGCGCCCTGCCACCAAGACCACCAAGCGGCAATAAAGTAAACTTGAGCCAAGAAAGTTACCAACAAAATGGTGTTTAAACGGGGCAACAGTCTCCAACCTAGCACTAAACCAACCACCGCTAGTAAGGTTATGGGGTGCCAAATAAATAAGCCCCGATGACCGGAGAATAACACTTGCCAAAGGGATGGTTGCAACCAATTGAAACTGCCCCCGTGACCCGTAGCTTGTCCTTCTTCTAAATAGGGAATGCGCTCAATGCCACCATACTGCCAAAGATAAATTAATAGCTGGGGAATTTGCATTAGCATCGCCACTGTCAACATCACTAGCAGTGGTTGCCAAAATTTTCTCTTAGTAATATTGGTAAAAATAGTTTGACTAGCTTTTCCCCAATGAATTGCTGAAATGGTTGTTAAACTCGGTTGTTGATTACCCAATGGTTGCGTTTCAAACCCGATCGCCGCCACCAATATTGGTGCGAGGAAAAACAGCACATCCTGGGGCCGCACCCAAGCGGCAAAGGCGATCGCCAAAGCGAGCATAATCTGCCAACGGCCATCGGTTAACCAAGGTTTAGTGAATATGCCGTACAAAAATAAGGCGATTAAAAAAGCGGAAACTGCATGGGACATGGACACTTCTAGGAATAGGTAATAGCTCAATGGTGAAGCAAACCAAATTCCACCTACGGCCAGTAAACAACTTATGTGGGAAAAATAACGCCGAGCAAAACGATAACTCAGGGCTAAACCAGTGATGCCCAAACCAACGCTTCCCAAGCAATAAAATAGTTCGTAGGGCCAAGACATACCATTGATGGGAATGGCATTATTAAACTGATGTAAAATCAAGGCAACTACATGACCTAGAGCAAAGAATGGTAACAGAACTATGCCTAGCCCCACCGTGTATTTGCTGTATTCTGGAATGGGCCCAAATACCCGGGGACTGCTGTTGAATTGTCCTGCGGTTTCAGCATAATAGCTATATTCGTTATCTACCCTGAGATTACCATCAAATAATAGAGATCTCAGGGGAGTGTAATAGCCCAATCCATCACCGTACACCCCAAAGCCAGTGACAAAAAACTTAAGTAGAAAAATCCCCAGGGTAACAGCTATGGCAATTAAAAAGCAGTATTTAAGATTTTTTTCGTCGTTAATGAAGTGAAAAAATTTACCCATCATTATCCATTCCTTCCATCACACCAATGGGCTACAAATTAAGCTTTCTTTTTCGGTTTACGCCAGACCCAAAGAAAGTTAGTGGCCATGCTCCAAAATACGGTAATCATGGTGGCAACGATAGCCGCTATTTTATGGTCCCAGCCCAATTTATTGCCCAAAATTACAATAATTAAACTCCAGAGAAAAAAGCCACTGAAATTGGCCACATGGTATTCCCAACAGCGTTGCCAAGAAAGGTTAGGATTACGAAATACCCAGAGGTCAATCGCCCCGTAACGAATGATGGTAATGACTTCGGCGGAGAGGACGGAAGCCCAGGTGAGGCCCATGCCGAGGGACACTTTGAACCAATCCAAGAGGACAACGTTCAAAACCATGGCAATAATGCCAATGATCCACCAGCGCACCATGGCGTTTTGCCAAAGGCGTTGTAAATAAACGGGCAAGGTTTCCCTGGTAATCATGGCGAAGTCAGTAAAGGGCAGATAATCCGGCTATTATACTGGTCAATGTTCTAGGAAAATTGGCATCTAATTGCAAATAGGGGCTAAATTTTTCCCCTGCAGGGTAACGCAAAGTTTTGGAGCTTGGCCCTGAATTGATGCAACGGCAAACTGGCAAACTAAATCATCTTTTTTATGTCTTCCCCTCTGGTTCTTCCCAGTGATGGCCACTATTGGCTTAAAAATGCCCATATTCCCCCCAATTTGGTCAAAACCAAGGTAAATTTTCCCGAAAATTTTCAGTTTCCCAGGCCTTGGGAGGATTTAGGACTTTACCATCTAGAAATTGCCGACGGCAAAATCAAAAATATCGTTGCTGTTGGGCAGGGGGAAGAGTCCGATTTAGTTACCGACGATGGTGTCCCCAGGGTGGATTTGAGTAAAAGAATGATCTTGCCCTGTTTTGTGGATATGCATACCCACTTAGATAAGGGCCATATCTGGGGGCGATCGCCAAATGTTGATGGAACCTTTTCTGGAGCCATTGCTAGCACGGAAAGGGATGCTGAATTGCACCATAGCCCAGAAGATATTTACCGCAGAATGGAATTTGCCCTCCAATGTAGCTATGCCCATGGCACGGCAGCGGTGCGTACCCACATAGAAATGGCTGGTCAGAAAAGTCAGATTGCTTGGCAAACTTTTCAACAACTGCGCCAAGCCTGGGCCGATCGCCTAACTTTACAAGGGGTGGCGATGGTTACCACGGATTATTATCTAGGCTCTGCAGGGGAAAAGTTAGCCGACCAGATGGCCCATGGGGGAGGAATTCTGGGGGGAGTGGCCTACGCTGGGCCCCAGGTGGAAGCCCAGTTAACCCGTTTGATGACCCTAGCCCAAGCCAGAAATTTGGCCATTGACCTGCACGTAGACGAAAATGGCGATCGCCGCTCCCGAGTATTGCATCAAGTAGCCGCCATCGCCTTAAAAGTCGGTTTCACCGGTCAAATTGTCTGTGGGCACTGTTGCAGTTTAGATGTGCAATCCCCCCAGCAAGTCCAGCAAACATTGGCTTTAGTCAAACAGGCTAATATCGCTATCATTAGTTTGCCCCTTTGTAACCTGTACCTCCAGGGCCGCCATCAACCCCAGAAACCGGCCTGGAGAGGAATTACCAAAGTTCATGCCATTCACGCGGAGGGCATTCCCCTCGTCTTTGCCAGTGATAACTGTCGGGATCCGTTTTTTCCCTTTGGTGACCATGATGGCCTGGAAATTTTGAACCAATCCGTACGCATTGGCCAATTGGATCCTCCCTACGGTCACTGGTGTGCCACCGTTAATCAAACCCCTGCCCAATTAATGGGACTTGCCGACTACGGCCGCCTTGCTGTGAATGGTCCAGCGGATCTAGTTATCTTTCCAGCCCGTTATTTCAGTGAGATCTTTTCCCGCCCCCAAGGCGATCGCCTAGTGATACGCAAAGGAAAACCCACCCACAAAAAAACACCGCACTACCAAGAGTTAGATGATTTGATGGGAGCTTGAGGCAGTCAGTCCGGCCAAAGCTAATCATATTTGCGGCCAGCCAGTGGACTAACCGAGTTTAAAAACATGGGGAAAAGCACTCTTCACCATCAATCGGTCTTGCTTTGACAGAGAGCCAACACAGTCGAGGATATACTTGTGTTCTAGGGTGAACAGTTTCATCCTCACCACCGAAGGCGTAAACAATCCCGCTGAACGGGTGTCTTCAATGGGGGTATCGAGGGGCCAGGGGGCATTTTTTGCCGAAGTGATCATAGCCATAACACTGTGACCAATGCGGTTATTAAAAGCGGGGGCGTCGGACAAAATTAAAGCGGGGCGACGAATATCAGATTGCCTATCCGTGAAGGGAACTGGGACA
The genomic region above belongs to Synechocystis sp. PCC 6803 substr. PCC-P and contains:
- a CDS encoding bacterioferritin-associated ferredoxin, whose protein sequence is MYICVCRGISDKQIEAAAQQGITSLEELSESMGVGADCGVCQGHACQVLEAIARRKLT
- a CDS encoding PCP reductase family protein, with the protein product MSDPISWTAEATERLKEIPFFVRPAARKKIENFAREAGITEITETVYEQAKQKFN
- a CDS encoding succinate dehydrogenase/fumarate reductase flavoprotein subunit, which codes for MLEQDVVIVGGGLAGCRAALEIKRLAPDTKVAIVAKTHPIRSHSVAAQGGIAASLKNVDAEDSWEAHAFDTVKGSDYLADQDAVEILTKEAPEVIIELEHLGVLFSRLPDGKIAQRAFGGHSHNRTCYAADKTGHAILHELVNNLRRNKVEIYDEWYVMKLIYEEGEAKGLVMYEIATGRIEIVRAKAVMVATGGYGRVYNTTSNDYASTGDGLAMAAIAGIPLEDMEFVQFHPTGLYPVGVLISEAVRGEGAYLINSEGRRFMEDYAPSRMELAPRDITSRAITLEIRAGRGVNADGSAGGPYVYLDLRHMGREKIMSRIPFCWEEAHRLVGIDAVEQPMPVRPTVHYCMGGIPVNTDGRVRKNANELTEGFFAAGECACVSVHGGNRLGSNSLLECVVYGRRTGRSIAEYVQGRSLPEIDEAVYKTEAQTRIDQLLNQQGTVRINTLRQAFQDCMTSHCGVFRSESFMAEGLEQVQNLKAQYGQIFLDDKQPQWNTEVIEALELQSIMAVGELILTSAIQRQESRGSHAREDFPSRDDEQFLRHTLASFDGEQIKVEYMPVVINRFEPKERKY
- a CDS encoding DUF192 domain-containing protein, which gives rise to MTPLTFRNLGQSKAPSIARTLVTIGLGIGLAMGTVGCSPSYSRSPLVESLPLTAKVTIGSETILLEVATTPAQQAQGLMFRTELAGDRGMLFTFPEPRIARFWMKNTLIPLDMIFLRDGQIKQIITNVPPCKADPCPNYGPLNQEVNQVLELGAGRAQQLGLEVDQVLEFLPLSGSL
- a CDS encoding DUF6761 family protein — translated: MSIMLQDPQIIRFYQKLTDAMVDLWNRSRSMDEIRLYVDGFIACLRFSNQIEPYLIHRLEEEVFAFLRDPSNFSYPAFETEKDYDYF
- a CDS encoding histidine triad nucleotide-binding protein: MAEDTIFSKIIRREIPAAIVYEDDLCLAFKDVNPQAPVHVLLIPKKPLPQLSAATPEDHALLGHLLLKAKEVAADLGIGDQFRLVINNGAEVGQTVFHLHLHILGGRPFSWPPG
- a CDS encoding alpha/beta fold hydrolase; amino-acid sequence: MQSFSPQITAPTGNYWHWQGHEIYYVRAGQPQPDRPSLLLVHGFGASTDHWRKNIEGLQDQFQVWAIDLLGFGRSAKPALEYSGQLWEQQLLDFIDQVIGEKTVVAGNSLGGYASLCAAANGGDKIAGVVLLNSAGPFGDQISERGINFVQKAIQSLMLQPLPSYLLFQYLRRKPTIRKTLQKVYVDQTAVTDRLVEEIYRPSCDGGAAQVFASVFKSPQGEMVDKLLAKLQAPLLAIWGQGDPWMRVKERSVKFRQHYPQLTEHFLPAGHCPHDEDPSTVNQLMRDWLATIG
- a CDS encoding type II toxin-antitoxin system PemK/MazF family toxin, which translates into the protein MNTIYEQFDVVIVPVPFTDRQSDIRRPALILSDAPAFNNRIGHSVMAMITSAKNAPWPLDTPIEDTRSAGLFTPSVVRMKLFTLEHKYILDCVGSLSKQDRLMVKSAFPHVFKLG
- a CDS encoding SH3 domain-containing protein — encoded protein: MKGHINAPEKVSPHRILKLFNLMAVFGLLGQGFWLQAPALGQNALTVCGAETGRVYLRDRPSNASQNANRTLANGTPVRGYEYRNGFVFVETVNGFSGWVTERYLCGSSPVGSSPSYICGAETGRVYLRDRPSNSSQNANRTLSNGTAVSTEGYSNGFFLVETMDGMRGWVTERYVCP
- a CDS encoding cytosine deaminase, which produces MSSPLVLPSDGHYWLKNAHIPPNLVKTKVNFPENFQFPRPWEDLGLYHLEIADGKIKNIVAVGQGEESDLVTDDGVPRVDLSKRMILPCFVDMHTHLDKGHIWGRSPNVDGTFSGAIASTERDAELHHSPEDIYRRMEFALQCSYAHGTAAVRTHIEMAGQKSQIAWQTFQQLRQAWADRLTLQGVAMVTTDYYLGSAGEKLADQMAHGGGILGGVAYAGPQVEAQLTRLMTLAQARNLAIDLHVDENGDRRSRVLHQVAAIALKVGFTGQIVCGHCCSLDVQSPQQVQQTLALVKQANIAIISLPLCNLYLQGRHQPQKPAWRGITKVHAIHAEGIPLVFASDNCRDPFFPFGDHDGLEILNQSVRIGQLDPPYGHWCATVNQTPAQLMGLADYGRLAVNGPADLVIFPARYFSEIFSRPQGDRLVIRKGKPTHKKTPHYQELDDLMGA
- a CDS encoding GtrA family protein, with the protein product MITRETLPVYLQRLWQNAMVRWWIIGIIAMVLNVVLLDWFKVSLGMGLTWASVLSAEVITIIRYGAIDLWVFRNPNLSWQRCWEYHVANFSGFFLWSLIIVILGNKLGWDHKIAAIVATMITVFWSMATNFLWVWRKPKKKA